In Actinomycetota bacterium, a single window of DNA contains:
- a CDS encoding dihydroorotate dehydrogenase — translation MPATASVQPSMVVDLGGFKLRNPVLAASGCFHYAREFTPYMEPGDLGAVIVKSLSVRPWTGHPPPRGAETPSGMLNAIGLQNPGVEAFAERELPWLIKRRVPVFASIVGNTVEEFIRVAERLRGAPGIVGLEVNISCPNLEDRSRMFSMREDTTASVVRGVRRVATQPIFTKLSPDVTDIVAIARAAVDAGTHGLSVMNTASGMAIDIETFRPKLSTVTGGLSGPAVKPIAIRCVFQVAQAFPSVPIIGQGGVSTGGDVAEFMLAGAWAVAVGTANFVNPNASARILGELREFCVRKGISDVNDLRSRLKIG, via the coding sequence ATGCCGGCGACGGCCTCGGTCCAGCCGTCGATGGTCGTGGATCTGGGCGGGTTCAAGCTGCGCAACCCGGTGCTCGCGGCGTCCGGCTGCTTCCACTACGCCCGCGAGTTCACGCCCTACATGGAGCCCGGCGATCTCGGGGCCGTGATCGTCAAGAGTCTTTCGGTCCGGCCGTGGACGGGGCATCCTCCCCCACGGGGAGCAGAGACCCCGTCTGGGATGCTCAACGCGATAGGCCTCCAGAACCCGGGGGTGGAGGCGTTCGCCGAGCGCGAGCTGCCGTGGCTGATCAAGCGGCGCGTGCCGGTTTTCGCCTCGATCGTAGGCAACACCGTGGAGGAGTTCATCCGCGTGGCGGAGAGGTTGCGGGGCGCGCCGGGCATCGTCGGGCTGGAGGTCAACATCTCCTGTCCGAACCTGGAGGACCGGTCGCGGATGTTCTCCATGCGTGAGGACACCACCGCCTCGGTCGTGCGGGGGGTCCGGCGCGTCGCCACCCAGCCCATCTTCACAAAGCTGTCCCCGGACGTAACCGACATCGTGGCGATCGCGCGCGCAGCGGTGGACGCCGGCACCCACGGCCTTTCGGTCATGAACACCGCCTCGGGGATGGCCATCGACATCGAGACTTTCCGCCCCAAGCTGTCCACCGTTACGGGCGGACTGTCCGGGCCTGCCGTGAAGCCGATCGCCATCCGCTGCGTGTTCCAGGTGGCGCAGGCGTTTCCTTCGGTGCCGATCATCGGCCAGGGCGGCGTGTCCACCGGCGGGGACGTGGCCGAGTTCATGCTGGCGGGAGCCTGGGCCGTCGCGGTGGGTACGGCCAACTTCGTCAACCCGAACGCCAGCGCCCGGATCCTGGGGGAGCTTCGGGAATTCTGCGTCCGCAAGGGGATCTCCGACGTCAACGACCTGCGCTCGCGCCTGAAGATCGGATGA